In a genomic window of Magnolia sinica isolate HGM2019 chromosome 14, MsV1, whole genome shotgun sequence:
- the LOC131226322 gene encoding corytuberine synthase-like, giving the protein MDSLLWILVPLILIFLFKPWSRKNLPPGPYPWPIIGNMMSMLSVAPHVELMKLARVHGPLMLVKFGVQPVIIASTQESAMEILRNHDRSFSGRFVPHSLRMKEHIKHSVVWTDCTDIWKNLRRIARTELFSTKMLDAHIHVRQQKVTDMVDFIRSKQGGPMTITEVVFGTLLNILGHVVFSKDVFQYGYKGDKVGMQKLIRDMLYIAASPNLADFYPILGGIDPHGLLRACEARLNDVIELWKDTVKERRANRDPSKHDFLEVLLANDFDDGQINAMFLETFGPGSETSSTTIEWAMAELLKHPDKMIKLRDELDREVGPTIVTEAHLPRLPYLHACIKETMRLHPAAPFLIPHRSVEACEVMGYNIPKDYQTLVNAYAIGRDPNSWSEPNTFSPERFLDSDLDYYGKHFQFIPFGAGRRICIGMPLASRTIPLFLGSLIHTFNWSLPDGMKPDDLELKEKLSLTLVINPSLVAVPKVRV; this is encoded by the exons ATGGATTCACTTCTATGGATTCTGGTGcccctcatcctcatcttcctcttTAAACCATGGTCACGCAAAAACCTCCCACCTGGGCCCTACCCATGGCCCATCATAGGCAACATGATGTCCATGTTGAGTGTGGCCCCCCATGTAGAGCTCATGAAATTAGCTCGAGTCCATGGCCCACTAATGCTAGTAAAGTTCGGTGTGCAGCCGGTGATCATCGCATCCACACAAGAATCAGCGATGGAGATTCTCCGAAATCATGATCGGTCCTTCTCAGGCCGGTTCGTTCCTCATAGTCTACGTATGAAGGAGCACATCAAACATTCAGTGGTGTGGACTGATTGTACAGATATCTGGAAAAATCTACGGCGGATAGCGAGAACAGAGCTGTTTTCTACGAAGATGTTGGATGCCCATATACATGTTCGGCAGCAGAAGGTGACTGATATGGTGGATTTCATACGATCaaaacaaggtgggcccatgacgATTACGGAGGTAGTGTTTGGGACGTTGTTGAATATACTCGGGCATGTGGTATTTTCTAAAGACGTGTTTCAGTATGGTTACAAAGGTGATAAGGTGGGAATGCAGAAGCTTATTAGGGATATGCTATATATAGCCGCTAGTCCTAATTTAGCTGATTTTTATCCGATTTTGGGTGGAATTGATCCACATGGGCTTCTTCGGGCCTGTGAGGCCCGGTTGAATGATGTGATTGAGCTGTGGAAGGATACGGTTAAGGAACGGAGGGCAAATCGGGACCCTTCAAAGCATGATTTCTTGGAAGTTTTGCTGGcgaatgattttgatgatggtcaGATAAATGCAATGTTCTTG gAAACATTTGGGCCCGGTTCAGAGACGAGCAGCACAACCATCGAGTGGGCCATGGCCGAACTCCTAAAACATCCAGACAAAATGATCAAACTCCGCGATGAACTGGAccgtgaagtgggccccaccatcgtgACTGAGGCCCACCTCCCACGTCTGCCCTACCTCCACGCCTGCATCAAAGAGACCATGCGACTGCACCCAGCTGCACCGTTCCTCATCCCCCATCGGTCCGTCGAGGCATGTGAAGTCATGGGGTACAACATCCCAAAAGACTATCAGACCCTCGTGAATGCTTACGCAATCGGGCGAGACCCGAACTCGTGGTCGGAACCGAATACCTTCTCACCCGAACGGTTCCTGGACTCGGATCTGGATTACTATGGAAAACACTTCCAATTCATACCGTTTGGTGCGGGTAGGAGAATCTGCATTGGAATGCCGTTGGCGAGTCGGACCATTCCACTGTTTCTCGGGTCTTTGATCCACACCTTCAATTGGTCTCTTCCAGATGGAATGAAACCCGATGATCTGGAATTGAAGGAGAAGCTGAGCCTTACACTTGTCATTAATCCGTCGCTCGTAGCGGTCCCTAAAGTAAGAGTGTGA